One stretch of Zonotrichia leucophrys gambelii isolate GWCS_2022_RI unplaced genomic scaffold, RI_Zleu_2.0 Scaffold_253_75397, whole genome shotgun sequence DNA includes these proteins:
- the LOC135441352 gene encoding olfactory receptor 14A16-like, giving the protein MSNSSSIRHFLLLALADTRQLQLLHFCLLLGISLAALLGNGLIISAVACGHHLHTPMFFFLLNLALSDLGCICTIVPKAMHNSLWDTRDVSYSGCGVQLFMLVFFIGTEFSLLTIMCYDRYVSICKPLHYGTLLGSRACAHMAAAAWASAFLNALLHTANTFSLPLCHGNALGQFFCEIPQILKLSCSHSKLREHGIIVVNVCLSFGCFVFIVFSYVQIFRAVLRIPSEQGRHKAFSTCLPHLVVVSLFVSTSSFAYLKPSSISSPSLDLALSVLYSVVPPALNPLIYSLRNQELKAAVCKMMTGWFQEH; this is encoded by the coding sequence atgtccaacagcagctccatcaggcacttcctcctgctggcactggcagacacgcggcagctgcagctcctgcacttctgcctcttgctgggcatctccctggctgccctcctgggcaacggcctcatcatcagcgccgtagcctgcggccaccacctgcacacgcccatgttcttcttcctgctcaacctggccctcagcgacctgggctgcATCTGCACCattgtccccaaagccatgcacaattccctctgggacaccagggatgtctcctactcaggatgtgGTGTTCAGCTATTTATGCTTGTCTTCTTCATTGGGACAGagttttccctcctgaccatcatgtgctacgaccgctacgtgtccatctgcaaacccctgcactacgggaccctcctgggcagcagagcttgtgcccacatggcagcagctgcctgggccagtgcctttctcaatgctctgctgcacacagccaatacattttccctgcccctgtgccatggcaatgccctgggccagttcttctgtgaaatcccacagatcctcaaactctcctgctcacactccaaACTCAGGGAACATGGAATTATTGTGGTCAATGTCTGTTTATcatttggctgttttgtgttcattgttttctcctatgtgcagatcttcagggctgtgctgaggatcccctctgagcagggacggcacaaagccttttccacctgcctccctcacctggtcGTGGTCTCCCTGTTTGTCAGCACTTCCAGTTTTGCATACTTGAAgccctcctccatctcctccccatccttgGATCTcgccctgtcagttctgtactcggtggtgcctccagccctgaaccccctcatctacagcctgaggaaccaggagctcaaggctgcagtgtgcaAAATGATGACTGGATGGtttcaggaacattaa